Proteins encoded in a region of the Saccharothrix ecbatanensis genome:
- a CDS encoding glycosyltransferase — MDHVVLTRFNLPSVGAESVVRARDGWLTERVGLFERYCLPSVGAQTTSNFRWLIYFDPESPQWLKDRIEAHGDAYTPVFRTQVSREELVEDISKLFPTKGDELVTTNLDNDDGLAADFIARLQSERPTGRRTALYLANGLVKSPEGLFAHHDRDNAFASMRESWDAPVTCWADWHNRLHRHAEVVSLGGSPGWLQVVHGGNVSNRTRGRLVAPAPYRPLFGAALDDVPRPAGGVLARDRFVGHPLRVARDGARFLAKTTAQRLLGPSGFEKAKQVLAARGRDRSPR; from the coding sequence ATGGACCACGTCGTGCTGACGCGCTTCAACCTGCCGTCCGTTGGCGCGGAAAGCGTCGTGCGGGCGCGTGACGGCTGGCTGACCGAGCGCGTCGGGCTGTTCGAGCGGTACTGCCTGCCCTCGGTGGGGGCGCAGACCACCTCGAACTTCCGGTGGCTCATCTACTTCGACCCCGAGAGCCCGCAGTGGCTCAAGGACCGCATCGAGGCGCACGGCGACGCGTACACCCCGGTGTTCCGCACGCAGGTCAGCCGTGAGGAGCTGGTCGAGGACATCTCGAAGCTGTTCCCGACCAAGGGCGACGAGCTGGTCACCACCAACCTCGACAACGACGACGGCCTGGCGGCGGACTTCATCGCCCGGCTCCAGTCGGAGCGCCCCACCGGCAGGCGGACTGCCCTCTACCTGGCGAACGGGCTGGTCAAGAGCCCGGAAGGGCTGTTCGCCCACCACGACCGGGACAACGCGTTCGCGTCGATGCGGGAGAGTTGGGACGCGCCGGTGACGTGCTGGGCGGACTGGCACAACCGGCTGCACCGGCACGCCGAGGTGGTGTCGCTCGGCGGCTCGCCCGGCTGGCTCCAGGTCGTGCACGGCGGGAACGTGAGCAACCGCACGCGCGGTCGTTTGGTCGCCCCCGCGCCGTACCGGCCGCTGTTCGGCGCCGCGCTGGACGACGTGCCGCGGCCCGCCGGCGGCGTGCTCGCCCGGGACCGGTTCGTCGGCCACCCGCTGCGGGTGGCGAGGGACGGCGCCAGGTTCCTGGCCAAGACGACGGCGCAGCGGCTGCTCGGCCCGAGCGGCTTCGAAAAGGCGAAACAGGTGCTGGCCGCGCGTGGGCGCGACCGGTCGCCGAGGTGA
- a CDS encoding WecB/TagA/CpsF family glycosyltransferase has protein sequence MPDISQARVRVGALDVWAVSESGVADHVTEAWRRSEGGAIVTANVDIVRAATRRPELAALVAESEMVVADGMPVVWAGRLAGVRVPERVTGASLVFTLAEAAAREDRSIYLLGGEPGVPEKAADVLSSKYPGLRVAGTDSPPFGFDTSPDDTAAAVAKAVEAKPDLVLVGLGFPKQERLIRLLRAELPQAWFLGCGAGIPMAAGEFRRAPGVVQNLGAEWLHRLALEPRRLAKRYLRDDLPFAFRLLGSALRTRFGNRTGE, from the coding sequence ATGCCGGACATCTCGCAGGCCCGCGTCCGCGTGGGCGCCCTCGACGTGTGGGCCGTCAGCGAATCCGGCGTCGCCGACCACGTCACCGAAGCGTGGCGGCGGTCGGAGGGCGGCGCGATCGTCACGGCCAATGTGGACATCGTGCGCGCCGCGACCCGTCGTCCCGAACTGGCCGCGCTGGTCGCCGAGTCCGAGATGGTGGTGGCCGACGGGATGCCCGTGGTGTGGGCGGGGCGGCTCGCGGGCGTTCGGGTGCCGGAACGGGTCACCGGCGCGTCGCTGGTGTTCACGCTGGCCGAGGCCGCCGCGCGCGAGGACCGTTCGATCTACCTGCTCGGCGGTGAGCCCGGCGTGCCGGAGAAGGCCGCCGACGTGCTGAGCTCCAAGTACCCGGGGCTGCGGGTGGCGGGCACGGATTCGCCGCCGTTCGGGTTCGACACGTCCCCGGACGACACCGCGGCGGCTGTTGCCAAGGCGGTGGAGGCCAAACCGGACCTGGTGCTGGTCGGCCTCGGCTTCCCGAAGCAGGAACGCCTGATTCGGCTGCTGAGAGCGGAACTGCCGCAGGCCTGGTTCCTCGGTTGTGGCGCGGGCATCCCGATGGCCGCGGGCGAGTTCCGGCGCGCGCCGGGAGTGGTGCAGAACCTGGGCGCGGAGTGGCTGCACCGACTCGCGCTCGAACCGCGCCGGTTGGCCAAGCGCTACCTGCGCGACGACCTGCCGTTCGCGTTCCGCCTGCTCGGGAGCGCGCTGCGCACCCGGTTCGGCAATCGGACCGGGGAGTAG
- a CDS encoding rhamnosyltransferase WsaF family glycosyltransferase, which produces MKVVRQLQRRAHQVSRIVRSGGVRQLGARALGRAARRFGADAEVFPVRLEDVRAADIGVQRPVVVPELPADGRMTVNWVSTPPSPGSGGHTTMFRLIEHLESLGHKCRLYLYDVYGSRAADHEPVIRSAFPGFRGPVHDVLDGMADAHAVFATAWMTAYPAFNDPCAGKRFYLVQDYEPWFFPVGGLSALAENTYRMGFHGFTAGRFLAEKVRAEAGMAADFFDFGCDADRYHLQPGVARDGVVFYARRLAPRRAIEIGLLALEIFAERHPDIAIHTYGEKIGKLGPRHVDHGLVSPDRLNDIYNRCYAGLTLSMTNVSLVPHEMLAAGCLPVVNDAVHNRVVLDNEHVRYAPATPHDLARALSDVVTSANFGTIAAAAAASVSSRSWDAAGHELEKVLRRELRA; this is translated from the coding sequence GTGAAGGTCGTCCGGCAGTTGCAGCGACGCGCGCACCAGGTTTCCCGCATCGTGCGGTCGGGCGGTGTGCGGCAGCTCGGGGCACGTGCGCTCGGCCGTGCGGCGCGGCGGTTCGGGGCGGACGCCGAGGTGTTCCCGGTGCGGCTGGAGGACGTGCGCGCGGCCGACATCGGCGTTCAGCGGCCCGTTGTCGTGCCCGAGCTTCCCGCCGACGGGCGGATGACGGTGAACTGGGTGAGCACGCCGCCGTCGCCCGGGTCCGGCGGGCACACCACGATGTTCCGGCTGATCGAGCACCTGGAGTCGTTGGGGCACAAGTGCCGGCTGTACCTGTACGACGTGTACGGGAGCCGTGCGGCGGACCACGAGCCGGTGATCCGGTCGGCGTTCCCCGGATTCCGCGGGCCGGTGCACGACGTGCTGGACGGCATGGCCGACGCGCACGCGGTGTTCGCCACCGCTTGGATGACGGCGTACCCGGCGTTCAACGACCCGTGCGCGGGCAAGCGGTTCTACCTGGTGCAGGACTACGAGCCGTGGTTCTTCCCGGTGGGCGGGCTGTCCGCGTTGGCCGAGAACACGTACCGGATGGGGTTCCACGGCTTCACCGCGGGCCGTTTCCTGGCGGAGAAGGTGCGGGCCGAGGCTGGGATGGCGGCCGACTTCTTCGACTTCGGCTGCGACGCCGACCGGTACCACCTGCAACCCGGCGTCGCCCGGGACGGCGTGGTGTTCTACGCGCGACGGCTGGCGCCGCGGCGGGCGATCGAGATCGGGCTGCTGGCGTTGGAGATCTTCGCCGAGCGGCACCCGGACATCGCGATCCACACGTACGGCGAGAAGATCGGCAAGCTGGGGCCGCGGCACGTCGACCACGGGCTGGTCTCCCCCGACCGGTTGAACGACATCTACAACCGGTGCTACGCCGGGCTCACGCTGTCGATGACGAACGTGTCCCTGGTGCCGCACGAGATGCTGGCCGCCGGGTGCCTTCCGGTGGTGAACGACGCCGTGCACAACCGGGTCGTGCTGGACAACGAGCACGTCCGGTACGCACCGGCGACGCCGCACGACCTTGCCCGAGCGCTGTCCGATGTGGTCACTTCGGCGAACTTCGGCACGATCGCCGCGGCGGCGGCTGCCAGCGTGTCCAGCCGGTCTTGGGACGCGGCGGGGCACGAGCTGGAGAAGGTGCTCCGGCGGGAGCTGCGAGCCTGA
- a CDS encoding cytochrome D1 domain-containing protein, whose translation MLRQIRKVTAVCGAAVVGAALLLVPSGTAIAQGPVRVLGYIANNGGGVSVLDTATNTVTSTLVDSNGDSPYGVGVAFDGARGYVTNVRDDTLTVIDTPTNTIDAAVPVGDGPAGVVVSPSGGHVYVSNYLAGTVSVVDAATLTTTETIPVGANADGIAITPNGKRLYVAHDVVGAGTVSVVDTATNTEIADIPTGNTPTAVAVTPDGAKLVVVNKFSNDVAVVDTASNAVIGKVAVSFIPHGVAISPDGARAYVTNSEGHSLSVVDIAALTTVAQIPVGSRPISVALTPDGSTAYVTNFNSGTLSIVDTATLAVVGSAPVGVNPVGIAIHSVPPAPTKLAAGHAQLQLRLLGFTVRSLDATLTESHTGRPVTGKLIAFRTVKGHPLCTATTNSVGKAQCDANVPLLVGLATLLQGYTASYAGDLTHGRSVAHGRIALL comes from the coding sequence GTGCTCAGACAGATCCGCAAGGTGACCGCGGTGTGCGGCGCGGCAGTGGTGGGGGCGGCGCTGTTGCTCGTGCCGTCCGGAACGGCGATCGCCCAGGGCCCGGTTCGGGTGCTCGGCTACATCGCGAACAACGGTGGTGGTGTGTCGGTGCTCGACACCGCCACGAACACGGTGACGAGCACACTCGTGGACTCGAACGGCGACTCGCCGTACGGCGTCGGTGTCGCGTTCGACGGCGCGCGGGGCTACGTCACGAACGTCCGTGACGACACGCTGACGGTCATCGACACGCCGACCAACACCATCGACGCGGCGGTGCCGGTCGGTGACGGGCCGGCCGGAGTCGTCGTCTCGCCGTCCGGTGGGCACGTGTACGTGTCGAACTACCTGGCGGGCACGGTGTCCGTGGTGGACGCTGCGACGTTGACCACGACCGAGACGATCCCGGTAGGTGCGAACGCGGACGGCATCGCGATCACCCCGAACGGCAAGCGCCTGTACGTGGCGCACGACGTGGTGGGCGCGGGCACGGTGTCCGTGGTCGACACGGCGACGAACACCGAGATCGCCGACATCCCCACCGGCAACACGCCGACCGCCGTGGCGGTGACGCCGGACGGCGCGAAGCTCGTGGTGGTGAACAAGTTCTCCAACGACGTGGCCGTGGTCGACACCGCGTCCAACGCCGTGATCGGCAAGGTCGCGGTGAGCTTCATCCCGCACGGTGTGGCGATTTCACCGGATGGCGCGCGTGCCTACGTCACCAACAGCGAGGGCCACAGCCTGTCCGTGGTGGACATCGCCGCGTTGACGACGGTGGCGCAGATTCCGGTGGGCAGCAGGCCGATCAGCGTGGCGCTCACCCCGGACGGCTCGACGGCGTACGTGACGAACTTCAACAGCGGCACACTGTCTATTGTAGACACTGCGACGCTGGCCGTGGTCGGCTCGGCGCCGGTGGGTGTGAACCCGGTGGGCATCGCGATCCACAGCGTCCCGCCCGCGCCCACCAAGCTGGCCGCCGGTCACGCGCAGCTCCAGTTGCGCCTGCTGGGCTTCACCGTGCGGAGCCTGGACGCCACCTTGACCGAGTCGCACACCGGACGTCCGGTGACGGGCAAGCTGATCGCGTTCCGCACCGTCAAGGGGCATCCGCTCTGCACCGCGACCACGAACTCCGTGGGCAAGGCGCAGTGCGACGCGAACGTCCCGCTGTTGGTGGGCCTCGCAACGCTCTTGCAGGGCTACACGGCGAGCTACGCGGGCGACCTCACACACGGCCGTTCCGTGGCGCACGGTCGGATCGCTCTGCTCTGA
- a CDS encoding HNH endonuclease signature motif containing protein: MEPSPQPLTEDGVFAAAAAVEASARALHRQRLELLAEVLRCGYDLDSYRRLLRVDPAELKRWMAQVALFLPSTGLTGQPVEPVHPVTGAALAEHELSEGHLRELTRAISLRLPEGSEEILVEAARSVEPKAIRQLTDRIRDRAEQDALDELDEAAAEPADVLHTRDLPGGRLEFWGELSAEAGARFTAMLEPLSAPRPDGPRDLAHRLGEAFGDLVALASRSGDLPSEAGERPHISVTLDFETLRRGVGHAVLDGGRYLSAAQARRIACDAKVIPAVMGADSEVMDLGRTKRTVSVAQRKALHARDRGCAFPGCHRPPKWCDAHHVRHWSEGGDTDLGNLVLLCRRHHSLVHHSRWMITMAGGVPAFIPPRYLDPNAA, encoded by the coding sequence ATGGAACCTTCGCCCCAGCCGCTGACCGAGGATGGCGTCTTCGCCGCCGCGGCGGCGGTTGAGGCGTCGGCGCGGGCGTTGCACCGGCAGCGGTTGGAGTTGTTGGCCGAGGTGCTGCGGTGCGGGTACGACCTGGACTCGTACCGGCGGTTGCTGCGCGTGGATCCGGCTGAGCTGAAGCGGTGGATGGCGCAAGTGGCGTTGTTCCTGCCGTCGACCGGGTTGACCGGGCAGCCGGTGGAGCCGGTCCACCCGGTGACGGGCGCGGCGTTGGCGGAGCACGAGCTGTCCGAGGGGCATCTCCGGGAGCTGACGCGCGCGATCTCGCTGCGGCTGCCGGAGGGCTCGGAGGAGATCCTGGTCGAGGCCGCCCGGTCGGTGGAGCCGAAGGCCATCCGGCAGCTCACCGACCGGATCCGGGACCGGGCCGAGCAGGACGCGCTCGACGAGTTGGACGAGGCCGCCGCCGAACCCGCCGATGTGTTGCACACCCGGGACTTGCCGGGTGGGCGGCTGGAGTTCTGGGGCGAGTTGTCGGCCGAGGCCGGCGCCCGGTTCACCGCGATGCTGGAGCCGCTGTCCGCGCCGCGTCCGGACGGTCCGCGGGATCTGGCGCACCGGCTGGGCGAGGCGTTCGGGGATCTGGTCGCGTTGGCCTCACGGTCCGGCGATCTGCCGTCGGAGGCCGGGGAACGGCCGCACATCAGCGTGACGCTGGACTTCGAGACGTTGCGGCGGGGTGTGGGGCACGCGGTGTTGGACGGCGGGCGGTATCTGAGCGCGGCTCAAGCCCGCCGCATCGCGTGTGACGCGAAGGTGATCCCGGCGGTGATGGGCGCCGACTCCGAGGTCATGGACCTGGGGCGGACGAAGCGGACGGTGAGCGTGGCGCAGCGCAAGGCGTTGCACGCCCGCGATCGGGGCTGCGCCTTCCCGGGGTGTCACCGGCCGCCGAAGTGGTGCGACGCGCACCATGTGCGGCACTGGTCCGAAGGCGGTGACACCGACCTCGGAAACCTGGTGCTGCTGTGCCGCAGGCACCACAGCCTGGTGCACCACTCGCGGTGGATGATCACGATGGCCGGTGGGGTGCCGGCGTTCATCCCGCCGCGCTACCTCGACCCCAATGCCGCTTAG
- a CDS encoding MFS transporter has translation MYVASVRPGERVKGRVPGTVVALGAVSLLTDVSAEMITAFMPFYLLFTLNMGYAQFGVLDGLYTGATAVLRLVGGHVSDRTRRHKAVAAVGYGLSAVTKLIFPVVGASAFGIGATLAVDRAGKGLRTAPRDALISLATPPDRLGAAFGLHRTMDTVGALLGPLVTFLLLYVVGTVAGPVFVVSACFAVVGLIVLVAFVRENPRPVLAGPRPSLRAGFALLRDVGYRRVAVAAALLGLATLSDAFVFILVQKATDAPLHLLPLLPLGTALVFLLAATPMGRLADRIGRWPVFLGGHVLLLAVYVLLLVSGTGYVGVGAALVLHGLFYAATDGVLSARVSALVPESLRASGLAVVQTGQALARLVSSVAFGFLLQFAAFGTAVYAAIGALVAAVVIAWRLNA, from the coding sequence ATGTACGTCGCGTCCGTCCGGCCCGGTGAGCGGGTCAAGGGCAGGGTTCCCGGCACCGTGGTCGCGCTGGGCGCGGTGAGCCTGCTGACCGACGTCTCGGCCGAGATGATCACCGCGTTCATGCCGTTCTACCTGCTGTTCACGCTCAACATGGGTTACGCCCAGTTCGGCGTGCTGGACGGTCTGTACACGGGCGCCACGGCGGTGCTCCGACTCGTCGGCGGGCACGTCTCCGACCGGACGCGCCGGCACAAGGCGGTCGCCGCGGTCGGTTACGGGCTGTCGGCGGTGACCAAGCTCATCTTCCCGGTGGTGGGGGCGTCCGCGTTCGGCATCGGCGCGACCCTCGCCGTGGACCGCGCGGGCAAGGGCCTGCGGACCGCGCCACGTGACGCGTTGATCTCCTTGGCGACGCCGCCGGACCGGCTGGGCGCGGCGTTCGGCTTGCACCGGACCATGGACACGGTGGGCGCGCTGCTCGGGCCGCTGGTGACGTTCCTGTTGCTGTACGTGGTCGGCACGGTCGCCGGTCCGGTGTTCGTGGTCAGCGCGTGCTTCGCGGTGGTGGGGCTGATCGTGCTGGTGGCGTTCGTGCGGGAGAACCCCCGGCCGGTTCTGGCCGGGCCACGTCCGTCCCTCCGCGCGGGGTTCGCCTTGCTGCGGGACGTCGGGTACCGGCGGGTGGCCGTGGCGGCGGCGTTGTTGGGGTTGGCGACGCTGTCGGACGCGTTCGTGTTCATCCTGGTGCAGAAGGCGACCGACGCGCCGCTGCACCTGCTGCCGTTGCTTCCGTTGGGCACGGCGCTGGTCTTCCTGCTGGCGGCCACCCCGATGGGACGGCTCGCGGACCGGATCGGCCGGTGGCCGGTGTTCCTCGGCGGGCACGTGCTGCTGCTGGCCGTGTACGTGCTGCTGCTCGTGTCCGGCACCGGGTACGTGGGCGTTGGCGCGGCCCTGGTGCTGCACGGCCTCTTCTACGCCGCGACGGACGGTGTCCTGTCCGCTCGGGTGAGCGCGCTGGTGCCGGAGTCGCTACGCGCGTCCGGGCTCGCGGTGGTGCAGACCGGGCAGGCGTTGGCCCGGCTCGTGTCGTCCGTGGCGTTCGGCTTCCTGCTCCAGTTCGCCGCTTTCGGCACGGCCGTGTACGCGGCGATCGGCGCGCTGGTGGCAGCGGTCGTGATCGCCTGGCGGCTCAACGCCTAG
- a CDS encoding IS4 family transposase, with amino-acid sequence MPSARRFTDGISIGVLARVFDRDLVDEVLAETGRRERRSRLLPARVVVYYVLALCLFFDDGYEEVMRKLVDGLRFLGTWRQGWTVPTTGAISQARGRLGEAPLRVLFDRVAVPMAHAGTRGAWFHGWRVMAVDGVVLDLPDTAANVAEFGKKPHKGGQSPFPQVRIMGLGECGTHAIVAAELDSWRVQERGLCERLVAAFEPDMLVLADRGVFSYDLWQRARRSGAQLVWRVRDDVDLPVLGWLPDGSYRSELLPSKVKADLKRGKRSRAPEGSRLPVRVVEYSVTDRGGQPEMIRLVVSIMDREVAPAVELAVLYRQRWEFELTLDEIETHQMPHGRVLRSKSPELVRQEIWALLLTHYAVRALMLEAAEGLGPDDGPDVDGLSFVRSLNAVRRQVTNQAGFSPSPPEERDHRDA; translated from the coding sequence GTGCCGTCTGCTCGCCGTTTCACCGATGGGATCAGCATCGGTGTGCTGGCCCGTGTGTTCGACCGGGATCTGGTGGACGAGGTGCTCGCGGAAACGGGGCGTCGGGAGAGGCGGTCGCGTCTGCTGCCCGCGCGGGTGGTCGTCTACTACGTGCTGGCGCTGTGCCTGTTCTTCGATGACGGTTACGAAGAGGTGATGCGCAAGCTGGTCGACGGTCTGCGGTTTCTGGGCACGTGGCGGCAGGGGTGGACGGTGCCCACGACGGGGGCGATCTCCCAGGCGCGGGGGCGGTTGGGCGAGGCGCCGCTGCGGGTGCTGTTCGACCGGGTGGCGGTGCCGATGGCCCATGCCGGAACGCGGGGGGCGTGGTTTCACGGGTGGCGGGTGATGGCGGTCGACGGTGTCGTGCTGGACTTGCCCGACACGGCGGCCAACGTGGCCGAGTTCGGCAAGAAGCCGCACAAGGGCGGGCAGAGCCCGTTTCCGCAGGTGCGGATCATGGGGCTGGGCGAGTGCGGCACGCATGCGATCGTGGCGGCGGAGTTGGATTCCTGGCGGGTGCAGGAACGCGGCTTGTGCGAGCGGTTGGTGGCGGCGTTCGAGCCGGACATGCTGGTGCTGGCCGATCGCGGTGTGTTCTCCTACGACTTGTGGCAGCGGGCGCGCCGGAGCGGGGCGCAATTGGTGTGGCGGGTCCGTGACGATGTGGACCTGCCGGTGTTGGGGTGGCTTCCCGACGGGTCCTACCGCAGTGAGCTGCTGCCCTCGAAGGTCAAGGCGGACCTGAAGCGGGGCAAGCGGTCGCGGGCGCCGGAGGGGTCGCGGTTGCCGGTGCGGGTGGTGGAGTACTCGGTGACCGACCGCGGCGGGCAGCCCGAGATGATCCGCCTGGTGGTGTCGATCATGGATCGCGAGGTGGCGCCGGCGGTGGAGTTGGCGGTGCTGTATCGGCAGCGGTGGGAGTTCGAGCTGACCCTGGACGAGATCGAGACCCATCAGATGCCGCATGGCAGGGTGCTGCGGTCGAAGTCCCCGGAGTTGGTCCGGCAGGAGATCTGGGCGTTGCTGCTGACCCACTACGCGGTGCGGGCGTTGATGTTGGAGGCCGCCGAGGGCCTCGGTCCGGACGACGGGCCCGACGTCGACGGGTTGTCCTTCGTCCGAAGTCTCAACGCTGTGCGCCGCCAGGTCACCAACCAGGCGGGTTTTTCCCCCTCACCGCCTGAAGAACGCGATCATCGAGACGCTTGA
- a CDS encoding glycosyltransferase, with protein MTDPAARPTVDVVIPCYNYARFLRACVRSVLDQPGVDVRVLIIDDTSSDETPEVMAELVQDPRVEGRRHEVNQGHIATYNEGLLEWAKADYTVLLSADDLLAPGSLARAAEVFEAHPNVGMVYGRVVYYSDHDDLPSVMTPPSGRTVWSGVDWIEARCRTGQNVLSSPEAVVRTSVQQKVGGYRPDLPHAGDLEMWMRIAAVSDIGYVRGKPAAYYRVHQQSMMRTQFSSLFADLDQRQAVFERFFAEHPDLPARLRALANRSIAKDALWRAVRAYDRDKLDEIPVDDLVAFARRVCSDTERLAEYRALRRRRALGPRWCSRTQVFVGSHLAKRGAGLVSKQVWKWRGQ; from the coding sequence GTGACTGATCCTGCGGCACGACCGACGGTCGACGTCGTCATCCCCTGCTACAACTACGCACGGTTCCTCCGCGCGTGCGTCCGGAGCGTGCTCGACCAGCCCGGCGTCGACGTGCGAGTGCTGATCATCGACGACACGTCGAGCGACGAGACGCCCGAGGTGATGGCCGAGCTGGTGCAGGACCCGCGGGTCGAGGGCCGCCGGCACGAGGTCAACCAAGGCCACATCGCCACGTACAACGAGGGCCTGCTGGAGTGGGCCAAGGCCGACTACACGGTGCTGCTGTCCGCTGACGACCTGTTGGCGCCGGGTTCGCTGGCCCGTGCCGCCGAGGTGTTCGAGGCTCACCCGAACGTCGGCATGGTGTACGGACGTGTCGTTTATTACTCCGACCACGACGACCTGCCGTCCGTGATGACGCCGCCTTCGGGCCGCACGGTGTGGTCCGGTGTGGACTGGATCGAGGCGCGCTGCCGCACCGGGCAGAACGTGCTGTCGTCGCCGGAAGCTGTGGTGCGCACGTCCGTGCAGCAGAAGGTCGGCGGCTACCGGCCGGACCTGCCGCACGCGGGCGACCTGGAGATGTGGATGCGCATCGCCGCGGTGTCCGACATCGGGTACGTGCGCGGCAAGCCCGCCGCGTACTACCGCGTGCACCAGCAGAGCATGATGCGCACGCAGTTCTCGTCGCTGTTCGCCGATCTGGACCAGCGGCAGGCCGTGTTCGAACGGTTCTTCGCCGAACACCCGGACCTTCCCGCACGGCTGCGGGCGCTCGCCAACCGGTCGATCGCCAAGGACGCGTTGTGGCGGGCGGTGCGCGCCTACGACCGGGACAAGCTGGACGAGATCCCGGTGGACGACCTGGTGGCGTTCGCGCGGCGGGTGTGCTCCGACACGGAGCGACTGGCCGAGTACCGGGCGTTGCGGCGGCGGCGCGCGTTGGGGCCGCGGTGGTGCAGCCGGACGCAGGTGTTCGTCGGCAGCCACCTGGCCAAACGCGGGGCCGGCCTGGTGTCCAAGCAGGTCTGGAAGTGGCGCGGCCAGTGA
- a CDS encoding lipopolysaccharide biosynthesis protein, whose product MARPVTAPAGLERRVTSAIRWSAVNSLVQRLSQVGVGILLARLIAPEQFGVFAVALVVLNIVMSVSEMGVSVALVRTEKPVSELAPTVTTLSIASGCVLAALCILGAPWFASAMDTPQATGVIQLMSLSLVIAGASAVPGALLQREFRQDHKFVADTSAFVVGTAIVVVLALMGFGAWSLAWSRIATNLVAAVVMFAYTPKRYRPGFDVVQARGLLSFGLPLAGSSLLVFGVMNVDYIIVGSVLGTVPLGFYLLAFNLANWPVGAFSQPVRSVSLAAFSQVRDDPELFARTFARALRLLALVTVPACVLLAALADPLVRTVYGERWAPAAQALALLVLLGALRVALELGYDYLASAGRSGAILVIHLVWLGVLVPLLAVGAHFGGIQGVAAAQSVVVLLVVVPAYLVTFRPYGLRARVLGAAVARPVLGGVVMVAVALGVQWVIQDALWRLLVGGALASLAYAAVVFPLRHEVLGLLRRQSAKPINQTEGSA is encoded by the coding sequence GTGGCGCGGCCAGTGACCGCACCCGCGGGTCTGGAGCGCAGGGTCACCTCGGCCATCCGGTGGAGCGCCGTCAACAGCCTGGTGCAGCGGCTGAGCCAGGTGGGTGTGGGCATCCTGCTCGCCCGGCTCATCGCGCCCGAGCAGTTCGGCGTGTTCGCGGTCGCGCTGGTGGTGCTCAACATCGTGATGAGCGTCAGCGAGATGGGCGTCAGCGTCGCGTTGGTGCGCACGGAGAAGCCCGTTTCGGAGCTCGCGCCGACCGTGACGACGCTGTCGATCGCGTCCGGGTGTGTGCTGGCGGCGTTGTGCATCCTTGGTGCGCCGTGGTTCGCGTCGGCGATGGACACGCCGCAGGCGACGGGCGTGATCCAGCTGATGTCGCTGTCGCTCGTGATCGCTGGGGCGTCGGCGGTGCCGGGCGCGTTGTTGCAGCGCGAGTTCCGGCAGGACCACAAGTTCGTCGCGGACACGTCGGCGTTCGTTGTCGGCACGGCGATCGTCGTGGTGTTGGCGCTGATGGGGTTCGGCGCGTGGAGCCTGGCGTGGTCGCGGATCGCCACCAACCTGGTGGCCGCCGTGGTGATGTTCGCCTACACGCCTAAGCGTTACCGGCCTGGGTTCGATGTGGTCCAGGCGCGGGGGTTGCTCTCGTTCGGGCTGCCGTTGGCGGGTTCGAGCCTGCTGGTGTTCGGCGTGATGAACGTCGACTACATCATTGTCGGCAGCGTGCTGGGCACCGTGCCGCTGGGCTTCTACCTGCTGGCGTTCAACCTGGCGAACTGGCCGGTGGGTGCTTTCTCGCAGCCGGTGCGCAGTGTGTCACTGGCGGCGTTTTCGCAGGTCAGGGATGATCCGGAGCTGTTCGCGCGGACGTTCGCCCGCGCGTTGCGGCTGCTGGCGCTGGTGACGGTGCCGGCTTGCGTGCTGCTGGCGGCGTTGGCGGATCCGCTGGTGCGGACGGTCTACGGCGAGCGGTGGGCTCCGGCGGCGCAGGCGTTGGCGTTGCTGGTGCTGCTCGGCGCGCTGCGGGTGGCGTTGGAGCTGGGGTACGACTACCTGGCCAGCGCGGGGCGGTCGGGGGCGATCCTGGTGATCCACCTGGTGTGGCTGGGTGTTCTCGTGCCGCTGTTGGCCGTCGGGGCGCACTTCGGCGGGATCCAAGGCGTGGCGGCGGCGCAGAGCGTCGTGGTGCTCCTGGTCGTCGTGCCCGCCTATCTGGTGACTTTCCGTCCTTATGGGCTGCGGGCGCGCGTGTTGGGCGCTGCCGTCGCGCGGCCCGTGCTGGGTGGCGTCGTGATGGTCGCGGTGGCGTTGGGCGTGCAGTGGGTCATCCAGGACGCCTTGTGGCGGCTGTTGGTGGGTGGCGCGTTGGCGTCACTGGCTTATGCGGCCGTCGTGTTCCCCTTGCGCCACGAGGTGCTGGGTCTGTTGCGTCGGCAGTCGGCGAAGCCGATTAATCAAACAGAGGGCAGCGCGTGA